The genomic stretch CAAGATATTGGGAACAAGTAAAACTTGAAACGGAATTTGATCTTATAAAATTTCAAGGAAGTCAAAAGTTAATAAATTTAGTTGTGGAAACGTTGAGAAAATTAGATGTGAAAAGTGTCGGCATCGAGAAAAGTAAAATTTCTTTAGCATTATTTGAATCTTTAAAAGAAAGTTTGGATATTAATTATGTAGACGTCACTAATGAACTGTTAAATTTAAGAGCTGTCAAAAATGAAATTGAGATTGAAAAAATCAGAAAAGCTATTTATATAGCTGAAGAAGCTTTTAAAATGACACTTGAAATAATAAAGCCTGGTATAACTGAGAAGGAAGTAGCAGCGTACTTAGAATACCAAATGAAACTTTTGGGTGCTGATAAGATTGCGTTTGAAACAATTGTAGCATCTGGTTGGCGTGGGGCCCTCCCACATGGTATAGCTAGTGAGAAAAAAATTGAGAAAGGAGAACCTGTAGTTGTTGATTGGGGTGCAATTTACAAAGGGTATGTAAGTGATTTAACCAGGGTGTTTTGCATAGGTGAACCAGATGAAAAAGTGAAAGAAATTCACAAAATAGTTATTGAAGCTCAAGAGAGAGCAATAAACGGTGTGAAATCGGGTTTAACCGGTGCAACAGTAGATAACATGGCAAGAGAGTATATTGAGAAAAAAGGATACGGAGAGTATTTTGGCCATTCACTCGGTCATGGAATAGGTTTAGAAGTCCATGAAGAACCAAGGTTTGGACCAACGTATAAGAAAGTAATTCCTACGAATTCAGTTGTAACGGTTGAACCAGGGATATATCTTCCTAATGAGTTTGGAATAAGGATTGAGGATGATATTCTTGTAACAGATAACGGATGCGAAGTTTTAAGTAGTTTGCCCCGAAACATTTTTGTAATATGAAGAAAAATAATAAAGATAACATAGGAAAAGAAATTGTAAAGTTAAATCTTGTTCTTGTATTTGGAACGACTGTACTAGGAAATATAATAGTAGGATATTTTTTGGGTAGGATATTTGATTGGCTGTTTAAAACAGAAAAGTTATTTGTAATAATATTTTTATTCTTTGGAGCAATTTCTGGAATATATAATGGAGTAAAACAACTTTTAAAGGAAGTTGAGAGGATTGAAAAACGCAGAAAGTAGTTTTTTTAAAAAAATTATATATGTTATAATCACTGTGTACGTTTTGGTAACTGTGATCTCTTTGTTTACAGTAAAAAGTAAAGTGTTTTTAATTTGTTACAGTTTGGGAACATTTGGGGCGATTTTGTACACGTATTCATTATACCGTGACATAATTAATATGTATAATAAGAAGAAAAGAACTACAAAGGGATTTTATATTAGATATCTTTTCTCGGCAAGTCTTTTTTTACTTGGAGCTTCTCTTTTTGAAAAGAAAACTTTAGCTGTTATTAGTGTATTTCTGGGGTTAATAAATGTAAAACTAGCAGCGTATATAGCAGGCTTTCTGTTCGGAGGTGACCGACGTGAAAAAAAGAGCTAAAAAAGGTTTGATAATTTTTTTAGCTATTTATTTTGCTATAGGAATAGTTAATGCAATTTACTTTGTCCCAAAAGATACGAAAGAGGTTACCCAAGGGATTGCAAGTAGATGGATTGTGCAAATTTCAGAAAAAAGTGCTTGGTACACTAGATTGAATCCGTTGACAATAATTATGAGCTGGGCAATAATAATAGGTTTAATTATCTTTGCTGTTAAAGTGGGGAAAAACTTTAAGATAATTCCTGATAGAAAGCAATCTTTTACAGAATCTATACTTGATTTTATGTATGAAATAGTAGAAAGTGTTATTGACGATCCACGCTTTGTTAAGCCTACCTTTATTATTTCAACCACTTTGTTTATCTACATTGCTGTTTCAAATATTTTAGGTGGAGCTGTCCCAGGAATAAATGTTTCACTTTCAGCAGGAAGCGTGAAATTTACTTTATTTTCTGATACATTTTTTGCTCCCACTGCAGATTTAAATACCAATTTGACATATGCTATCATGGTGTTTTTTATAAGTCATGCTTTTGCTATTAAAGTTAAAGGAATAAAGGGTTGGTTAAAGTCATGGTTTGAACCGAATCCTATAATGTTTCCTATGAACGTTATTGGAGAACTTGCAAAACCACTTTCGCATTCGTTGAGGCTTTTTGGAAATATTGGTGGTGGAGCAATTTTGACTTTTATTCTTTCATATATGGTAAAATACCTATTCTTGCCAGTAGTTTTCTGGGGATTTTTTGGGTTATTTGTTGGTTTAATTCAAGCTTTGGTGTTCTCAATGTTAGCAGTTGCATACATATCAATACAAATATCATAAATTTATCAAGGAGGTAGATATCATGGATAACAGTTTATCAGAAGCTCTCATAGTTGTAGGTAAAGCAATTGGTGCAGGTTTAGCAATGGGATTGGGTGCTATCGGTCCTGGTATAGGTGAAGGTAACATTGGTGCACATGCAATGGATGCCATGGCAAGGCAACCGGAGTTAATTGGAACGATCACAACACGTATGCTTATTGCAGACGCTGTTGCAGAATCAACTGGTATATATTCACTTCTTATTGCTTTCTTAATCTTACTTTCATTATAATGCGAGGCGATTTAAATGGAAATGTTTGAAATTAATTTAACATCAGTTGTTCAACTGATGAGTTTTTTACTGCTTTTGTATGTGTTGAAAAAATTCTTGTATGATAAATATTTTGAGGTTACTGAAGCTAGAAAAGAAAAAATTGAAGGAGAAATAAAAAAAGCTGAAAGTTTAAGAAAAGAAGCAGAAATGCTAAAAGAGCAATCAGCGAAAGAGTTACAGGAAATAAGGGATAAATCTGACGAGATAATAAAAAAGGCTAAGGAAGAAGCTGAGAGAATAATCATGGAAGCTAGAAAACGAGCAGAAGATGAAGCAAGTAAAATATTGGTTTCTGCAAGAGAACAAATCGAACGTGAAAGGTCGGAAATGCTTTCTGAAGTTGAGCAAAAGGTTGGAGAGATAGCAATTGTATTAGCGATGAAGATTTTGAAAGGGACCCTTGATGAAAAAGCAAAAAAAGAATATTTAATGAAAGTTTTAAAGGGGTCTGAAAAATGAGGTATTCGATAGTAGCTGGGAAGTATGTAAAGGCACTTTTAATTGTAGCTAAAAAACTTCAAAAAATAGAAAATTATAAAGTGTTACTTAATATCTTAAATATGATATATACAAATTTTTCTAGTTTTTTAAATAATCCAACTGAGAAAATAGAAAAAAAGATGGAATTTTTAGAAATTATTTATAAAGAAGTATTAAGTCAAACCAAAGAAGCACAATACGATGATATTTTTAAAAAATTTGTGGAAATTGTTTTTGAGAATAAAAGACAAAAATATATTCCACAAATTGCTTTGATGTATAAATATGCTGCTATAGAAGTTGAAAACAAAATACCAGTAAAAGTTGTAAGTGCCACTAAATTGAGTGAGGAAGAAGAAAAAGTTTTAATTGAATTTGTAAGAAAGTATACGGAAAGAGAACCGATATTTGAGAAAGAGATTGATGAAGATTTAATTGCTGGAATAATTTTAGAGTTTGCTGGAAAAAGATTGGATATAAGTATAAAAGGAAGACTTGAAAAAATTGGTAGAGAAGTTTTTTCCTTAAGGAAGGGGTGAAATTTTGAGAATAAATCCCGGAGAACTTGTAAAAGTTCTGGAAACTAAGATAGAGAATTTTAAAGAGGATATGAATTTGGAAGACGTTGGGACTGTTATTCAAGTTGGAGATGGAATTGCAAGAGCGTACGGTTTAAATAATGTAATGACTAATGAAATGATAGAATTTGTTGAAACTGGAACGATAGGTATAGCATTCAATCTTGAAGAAGATAATGTAGGTATCATCATTTTAGGCGACTACAGAAATATAAAAGAAGGTCATACTGTAAAAAGACTGAAAAGAATTATGCAAGTACCAGTTGGTGAAAGTCTCCTTGGAAGGGTTGTTAATCCTCTTGGAGAACCTGTTGATGGTTTAGGTCCAATTGAAACAAGTGAGTATAGAGATGTGGAAGTAAAAGCACCTGGTGTTATTTATAGAAAACCGGTTGATACTCCTTTACAGACTGGTATCAAGTTGATAGATGCTCTTATTCCCATTGGTAGAGGTCAAAGAGAATTGATAATTGGAGATAGACAAACGGGTAAAACTGCTATTGTAATAGATACGATTATTAACCAAAAAGGAAAGGGAGTTTATTGTATCTATGTTGCAATTGGACAAAAAGCATCTGCGGTAGCAAGAATAGTTGATAAGCTAAAACAGCACGGAGCAATGGAATATACTACCGTTGTTGTTGCAAGTGCTGCTGATAATGCAGCTTTACAATACATAGCACCATATGCAGGTTGTGCAATGGGAGAATATTTTATGTATAATGGAAAAGATGCGCTTGTAATCTACGATGATTTGTCAAAGCATGCAGTTGCTTACAGACAACTGTCACTTCTTATGAGAAGGCCTCCAGGAAGAGAAGCTTATCCGGGTGATGTATTTTATCTTCATTCAAGACTTCTTGAAAGAGCTGCCAGACTTGATGAAAAATACGGTGGTGGTTCTTTAACTGCATTACCAATTATTGAAACTCAAGCAAATGATATATCGGCATATATTCCTACAAATGTTATTTCTATTACAGATGGACAGATATACCTTGAACCATCACTATTCTATGCTGGTCAAAGACCAGCGGTTAATATTGGTTTGTCAGTTTCACGTGTTGGTGGTGCAGCACAGGTTAAAGCTATGAAACAAGTAGCTGGTTCCTTGAAACTTGATCTTGCACAATATCAAGAACTTGAAACATTTGCTCAATTTGCAACAGAGCTTGATTCTGCTACGCAAGCTCAAATTATCAGAGGACAAAGACTTATGGAATTAATGAAACAAGAACAGTATTCGCCTCTTGAAGTTGAAGAACAAGTTGTGGTTTTATTTGCCGGTATAAATGGATATCTTGATGATATTCCTGTGGAAATGGTGCAAACATTTGAGAAAAGATTTTTACAATTTATACATGAAAATAAACAGGAGATTTTAAATAAAATAAAAGAAGAAAAAGTTTTAACTGAGGAAATTGAAAATGAACTTAGGAAAGCTATTGAAGAATTTAGAAGCGATTTTCTCAAGTTTCTTGGGAAGTGATAAACGATGAGCAGAGGAAAACTTTTACAGATCAAAAGAAGAGTCCAATCTACGGAATCTTTGAAAAAGATTACAAAAGCTATGGAAATGGTTGCAACAGCAAGAGTAAAAAAGATCGAGAAAAAACTGCAAAATGTTAGAGAATTTTTGAGAGAAACAAAAAGGTTGATTGAGAATGTTGAACTAGAAGGAAATCATCCTTTTTTGACGGGGCAAGGTAAAAAAGCTTTAGTAGTTTTGTCAACTGATATGGGTCTTTGTGGAGCTTTTCCTGCTGAAATTGCAAGATTTGCTTTGTATGTGATCGAAAAAGAAAACATTGATTATGTTTATTCAGTTGGGACAAAAACAACACCTTACTTTAGAAAAAATGAAAAAACAAAGAGAATATATGAGAGAGTTTATGATGTTCCAACTTTTGATTTTGCTAATACAGTAATGTTGGATTTATTGAATGATAATGTAGGAAGCGTTTATATAGTATACGGTCATTTTAAGAACAGATTAATGCAAAAACCTGAGGTAATAAAGGTGACACCTTTAGAGAAGAAGAGTTTAAAAGAGTCAAGATATGAATATGAACCAAATGTAGAAGAACTCACGGCATCGTTGTTACAATTTTATGTTTCAGCTAGTATCTATTCATTGGCTTACGAAACAAAAGTTAGTGAATTATATGCAAGACAAAATGCAATGAGAAATGCAACAGAAAATGCCGAAGAGGTCATAAGGGATTTGACTTTAGAGTTAAATAAAGAAAGACAAGCATCAATTACCCAAGAACTTATTGAAATAGTTTCTGGTGCTCAAGCGTTACAGGAGGAATAATTAAATAAGGAGCGTGGTATAAAGTGTCAAAAAAGTCAAAAGGAAAAATAATAAGAGTTATAGGTCCAGTAGTTGATGTACAATTCGAAGAAGGAGAATTACCAGATATATATGATGCTTTGATTGTAATAAATCCTCAAACTGGAAAAGAACTTGTTTTGGAAGTCGAGCAGCTTATTGGTGATAATGCCGTTAGAACAGTTGCTCTTGATACAACTGATGGTCTAATGAGAGGTCTTGAAGTAGAAAATACAGGAGAACCTATAAAGGTACCAGTTGGAAAAGGTGTTTTAGGTAGGATGTTTAATGTTATAGGTGAACCCATTGATGACCGAGGCGAAGTAAAAACCGACGTAGAATTTTGGCCAATTCACAGAAATCCACCTTCAATTACTGAACAATCAACTTCAGTTGAAATTCTTGAAACAGGTATAAAAGTCATCGACCTTCTAGCTCCATTTCCCAAAGGAGGAAAAATAGGCTTTTTTGGGGGAGCAGGTGTTGGAAAAACTGTTCTAGTTATGGAACTTATTAGAAATATTGCAATTGAACACCATGGTTTTTCAATGTTTGCAGGAGTTGGAGAAAGAACCAGGGAAGGAAATGAACTTTATCTTGAAATGCAAGAAGCTGACGTTTTAGATAATACTGTCCTTGTTTTCGGGCAAATGAACGAACCACCAGGAGCAAGATTTAGAGTTGCTTTATCTGCTCTTACAATTGCTGAATATTTCAGGGATGTTGAAGGAAAAGATGTGCTTTTATTTATTGATAATATATTCCGATTTGTTCAAGCTGGTAGTGAAGTTTCTGCTTTGCTTGGTCGTATGCCTTCAGCTGTTGGTTATCAACCAACTTTAGCAACAGATATGGGTGAACTTCAAGAAAGAATTACATCAACGAAAAATGGTTCTATTACTTCAGTTCAAGCAATTTATGTTCCTGCTGATGACATTACTGACCCTGCTCCAGCGACTACATTTACTCATCTTGATGCAACTGTGGTTCTTTCCAGAAGGAGAGCAGCTCTTGGTCTATATCCAGCAGTCGATCCTCTCGATTCAACATCAAAAATTCTTGATCCAAATATTGTTGGTGAGGAGCACTACAGAGTTGCTAGAGGAGTGCAAGAAATACTTCAAAGATATAAAGATTTGCAAGATATAATTGCTATACTTGGTATGGAAGAATTGTCAGAGGAAGATAAAATAATAGTTCAAAGAGCGCGAAAAATTGAAAGATTCTTAAGTCAACCAGTTCATGTTGCGGAAAAATTTAGTAATATACCCGGAAAGTACGTTCCAATTAGTGAAACAGTAAGAGGATTTAAAGAGATACTTGAAGGAAAATATGATGATCTTCCAGAAATGGCGTTTTATATGGTCGGAACTATTGATGAGGCAGTTGAAAAGGCTAACAAACTGAAGAAATAAAAATGCGTGGGCCGTTGGCTCACGCATTTGTTGGGAGGTGTTGATTTGATTTTGAAAATTTTTTCTCCTGATGGTCTAATATTTGAAAAAGAAGTAAAAATAGTAACTTTTAGAACTGTTGAAGGCGAAATGGGAATTTTGGATAAGAGAGCTCCTATGATCGGAAAATTAAAAGTTGATAAACTTATAGCTAAAGATGAAAATAATGAATACAAATATATGATAGATGACGGCTTTGTACATTGTGATGGTAAAAATGTTATAATAGTTACTAAGGGGGTTAAAATTCCTAAGGATATGGATCCACATATTTATATGGGGGGATGATTATGATTGCATTTGTGGTTGATTCATCTTTTGATATGCCCGTTAATGTCAAGCTAAAATACCCAATATATTATGCGCCATTAAGAGTATATATAGATGGAAAAGAGTATGTAGATAAAGTGAGTATGACAATAGATCAATTTTATGATATGCTGGAAATCGCAAAAGATTTTTCTACTTCTCTTCCAAATCCTAAAGAATTTGAAGATTTAATAAATAGACTGTACAAAGAATACGATCATATATATGTATTATCAATATCAAGCAAACTCAGTGGTACATATAACATGTTTAAAGCTGTTTGTGAACCTCTAGCTGATAAAGTAACGGTTTTAGATTTAAAAGCAGCTAGCTTTGAATCATATGCAATATATAGGGGAATTGTTCATTTTTTGGAAAAAGGCAAACAAATTACTCAGGAATTAGTAAATGAAATAAAGAAAAATACCAGGATCTTTTTTGGAGTAATGACTTTGGACTTTTTAGAAAAAGGTGGAAGAATAGGGAAAGCAAAAGCATTACTTGGAAGAGTATTAAGAATAAAACCTATTTTGACAGTAAATGAAGAGGGTGAAGTTGAATCTGTAGGGATGGCTAGAAAACTTACGTCTTTGTCAGAAAAAATAATTGAAAAGGCTGAAGAGTTTATAAAGGAAAGAGGATTAAAGGATCCGTACTTAATGGTTGGATATGGTAGCAAAAAGTTTATAAAGTACGTAGATGATATTAAAAAACATTTTGGTATAAAAGATGTAGTAGCACAAATAAGTGCCGCTGTAGGGGTGCATACTGGTCCTGAACTTTTCGGACTTGTTGTTAGCAAGTACTAAAAATAAAGAGGGGGGAAGGAGTTTACCTCCGAAAATATGGACAAACATTTAACTAGGTTGTTTTCTAAGTCTTTACCCGGAACAGATTTGATTGTGTTTGTGGCTATCTTTTTTTCGATAGGATTTACTTCCAATGTTTTTGCAAGTATTTTTTCTTCTTTTCTTACAGTAGCTAACACGATATTTACAATAGGGGTTTTAGGATATGCTTTGGTAATATGGAAATGGAATGCATTTTTGTTAAAAAACGAGGAAAAAGATAAATCGGTGTTTTATTTGTACTTAATTCTTTTTGTTTTATTCTGTTTTGCGTCGTATTTTGTTCCATGGTTATTTTTAATTTCTGGTATTCTTGTGGTATCATTAATATTAACAATAAATAAACGTGTTGGAAATGTTGTTAACGAGGAGGAAACATTATTATCTGATACGTGGTTGAAGTTGATATATACAATATTAACTTTTACGTTTTATTTAGTGGAGTTGGCTCCAGATGTGAATGAGAGAATGAGACTTAAAAATGATGTTTAAAATTGGAGGTGAAGTTTATGGATTACAGAATTTCGGTAAAAGGTTTTGATTTTACAAATGCTATGAAAAACTATCTTGAGAAGAGGTTGGAAAAAATTGACAGATTTTTGGAAGATAATGCCCATATAGAAATTAAATTTGAAAAAGATGCTGTGAACTTCGTTGGAAAATTTATGATCCATTATCTTGGAAAAGATATAATAGTGACAGAATCTGATACAGATATTTATGTTGTTATTGATAAATTGTCAGATTCATTTGAAAAAAAATTGAAAAGAGAGAAAGATTATGTAAGACCTAGTCATAAAGCAAATGTTAAAGGATTGGGAGAAACTTTTGCTGATGAAATGCCTGAAGAAGAGTTAAATGAAAAAATAGTAGCTGTAAAAAGAGTGAATTTAATGATTACAAGTATTGACGAGGCTATAGCTCAGATGGAAATTATGAAACATGAATTTTTTGTTTTTAGAAATATGGATACCAATGAGATTAACATGTTGATAAAAGGGAGAGACGGAAAATTAGTTTTGTATGAGTTTGAAGAATAATAGATTAAGCCCCAGATGGGGCTTAATTTTTTATGTGGTAAAATATTTATGATAACTTAAAAGGAGGTATTTTGTGGAATTTCCCTCTAAGATAGTATATGAAGGAATCTCTGAATTGTTCGAAAACGGTTATCCAAATGAAAAATTGCAAACTTTAATTGGAGAAGTCAGAAGTTATTTAAATGTAAAAGATGCAAACCTTGCAATTTATGAAGAAAATAGGGATGTTTTAAGAATCGTAGCAGGAGAAAAAGAACTTATTTCAAAAAAGATAAACAAAGCAGAGTTAATGAAATCTCCAAAAGTTGAAATAAATGGAGAAAGTTATTTTGTTGTACAATTAAGATTCGAAAAAAATATTATAGGGGCATTACTTCTAAGTGATGAAATTAGTTTAAAAAAATATGAAATTTATTTTGAAAGTCTATCTAGTGCTCTGTTTTATTCATATAATTTGTTCTTATCGAGAATGAAGATGACACGAATGGAAAAACTTCTTGAAATTACAGATGTGTTCGGGAATACGGAAAATATAGAGGATTTATTTGAAAAGTTTGTTAATGCGATGTTTGAGCATTTGCCTAGTGAAATAATATTTATTGCAAAAAAAACAGGTGAGGATTTTCAAATAGTAAAATCTAGACCAAAGGTTTATACTAATTTATTTATTCCAGGATTTTCAGACTTTTCGTTAAGTATTTTTGCTAATGAACCACAGATTATTATAAAGCCTAAGTTTGAAAATAGTGTTGTAGATGTAAAAATAAAATCTCTTATTACAGTACCTTTTGTGTTAAACAAAAATGATGAGAAGTATTGGTTAGTTTTTATAAACAAAACACATGGAAGAGGGTATATACCTGAGAAAAGCTATGAAAGTTTTGATCTTGATATTGCCATTGATGCAACAAAAAGGTTTCAGCTTGCTTTTTCTCGACTTACCTTTTATGAAAAATTAAAGAAAGAGATTGAAAAACTCAAGAAATTAAGAATTGAACATGAAAGACTTATAGAAAACCAAAAAGAACAATTAAGAAAGATGAATATGGTTCATTATATAAGTCAAGCTATGCGAAGTAGTTATGATCCTAAAGACGTTTTAAAAATTCTTTTAATTGGACTGACTTCTGGAAGAACATTAGGGTTTAACAGAGCCCTTTTGTTAATGAAAGATAGTGAAAAAGAAGTTTTAG from Thermosipho atlanticus DSM 15807 encodes the following:
- a CDS encoding M24 family metallopeptidase — protein: MEKLNNLLNEKNIDALLVINIENSNNATTRFISGFSGSFSVVLFTKDRRIIITDSRYWEQVKLETEFDLIKFQGSQKLINLVVETLRKLDVKSVGIEKSKISLALFESLKESLDINYVDVTNELLNLRAVKNEIEIEKIRKAIYIAEEAFKMTLEIIKPGITEKEVAAYLEYQMKLLGADKIAFETIVASGWRGALPHGIASEKKIEKGEPVVVDWGAIYKGYVSDLTRVFCIGEPDEKVKEIHKIVIEAQERAINGVKSGLTGATVDNMAREYIEKKGYGEYFGHSLGHGIGLEVHEEPRFGPTYKKVIPTNSVVTVEPGIYLPNEFGIRIEDDILVTDNGCEVLSSLPRNIFVI
- a CDS encoding AtpZ/AtpI family protein; this translates as MKKNNKDNIGKEIVKLNLVLVFGTTVLGNIIVGYFLGRIFDWLFKTEKLFVIIFLFFGAISGIYNGVKQLLKEVERIEKRRK
- a CDS encoding ATPase, with the translated sequence MKNAESSFFKKIIYVIITVYVLVTVISLFTVKSKVFLICYSLGTFGAILYTYSLYRDIINMYNKKKRTTKGFYIRYLFSASLFLLGASLFEKKTLAVISVFLGLINVKLAAYIAGFLFGGDRREKKS
- the atpB gene encoding F0F1 ATP synthase subunit A translates to MKKRAKKGLIIFLAIYFAIGIVNAIYFVPKDTKEVTQGIASRWIVQISEKSAWYTRLNPLTIIMSWAIIIGLIIFAVKVGKNFKIIPDRKQSFTESILDFMYEIVESVIDDPRFVKPTFIISTTLFIYIAVSNILGGAVPGINVSLSAGSVKFTLFSDTFFAPTADLNTNLTYAIMVFFISHAFAIKVKGIKGWLKSWFEPNPIMFPMNVIGELAKPLSHSLRLFGNIGGGAILTFILSYMVKYLFLPVVFWGFFGLFVGLIQALVFSMLAVAYISIQIS
- a CDS encoding F0F1 ATP synthase subunit C encodes the protein MDNSLSEALIVVGKAIGAGLAMGLGAIGPGIGEGNIGAHAMDAMARQPELIGTITTRMLIADAVAESTGIYSLLIAFLILLSL
- the atpF gene encoding F0F1 ATP synthase subunit B, which encodes MEMFEINLTSVVQLMSFLLLLYVLKKFLYDKYFEVTEARKEKIEGEIKKAESLRKEAEMLKEQSAKELQEIRDKSDEIIKKAKEEAERIIMEARKRAEDEASKILVSAREQIERERSEMLSEVEQKVGEIAIVLAMKILKGTLDEKAKKEYLMKVLKGSEK
- a CDS encoding F0F1 ATP synthase subunit delta — translated: MRYSIVAGKYVKALLIVAKKLQKIENYKVLLNILNMIYTNFSSFLNNPTEKIEKKMEFLEIIYKEVLSQTKEAQYDDIFKKFVEIVFENKRQKYIPQIALMYKYAAIEVENKIPVKVVSATKLSEEEEKVLIEFVRKYTEREPIFEKEIDEDLIAGIILEFAGKRLDISIKGRLEKIGREVFSLRKG
- the atpA gene encoding F0F1 ATP synthase subunit alpha, with the protein product MRINPGELVKVLETKIENFKEDMNLEDVGTVIQVGDGIARAYGLNNVMTNEMIEFVETGTIGIAFNLEEDNVGIIILGDYRNIKEGHTVKRLKRIMQVPVGESLLGRVVNPLGEPVDGLGPIETSEYRDVEVKAPGVIYRKPVDTPLQTGIKLIDALIPIGRGQRELIIGDRQTGKTAIVIDTIINQKGKGVYCIYVAIGQKASAVARIVDKLKQHGAMEYTTVVVASAADNAALQYIAPYAGCAMGEYFMYNGKDALVIYDDLSKHAVAYRQLSLLMRRPPGREAYPGDVFYLHSRLLERAARLDEKYGGGSLTALPIIETQANDISAYIPTNVISITDGQIYLEPSLFYAGQRPAVNIGLSVSRVGGAAQVKAMKQVAGSLKLDLAQYQELETFAQFATELDSATQAQIIRGQRLMELMKQEQYSPLEVEEQVVVLFAGINGYLDDIPVEMVQTFEKRFLQFIHENKQEILNKIKEEKVLTEEIENELRKAIEEFRSDFLKFLGK
- the atpG gene encoding ATP synthase F1 subunit gamma; its protein translation is MSRGKLLQIKRRVQSTESLKKITKAMEMVATARVKKIEKKLQNVREFLRETKRLIENVELEGNHPFLTGQGKKALVVLSTDMGLCGAFPAEIARFALYVIEKENIDYVYSVGTKTTPYFRKNEKTKRIYERVYDVPTFDFANTVMLDLLNDNVGSVYIVYGHFKNRLMQKPEVIKVTPLEKKSLKESRYEYEPNVEELTASLLQFYVSASIYSLAYETKVSELYARQNAMRNATENAEEVIRDLTLELNKERQASITQELIEIVSGAQALQEE
- the atpD gene encoding F0F1 ATP synthase subunit beta, with protein sequence MSKKSKGKIIRVIGPVVDVQFEEGELPDIYDALIVINPQTGKELVLEVEQLIGDNAVRTVALDTTDGLMRGLEVENTGEPIKVPVGKGVLGRMFNVIGEPIDDRGEVKTDVEFWPIHRNPPSITEQSTSVEILETGIKVIDLLAPFPKGGKIGFFGGAGVGKTVLVMELIRNIAIEHHGFSMFAGVGERTREGNELYLEMQEADVLDNTVLVFGQMNEPPGARFRVALSALTIAEYFRDVEGKDVLLFIDNIFRFVQAGSEVSALLGRMPSAVGYQPTLATDMGELQERITSTKNGSITSVQAIYVPADDITDPAPATTFTHLDATVVLSRRRAALGLYPAVDPLDSTSKILDPNIVGEEHYRVARGVQEILQRYKDLQDIIAILGMEELSEEDKIIVQRARKIERFLSQPVHVAEKFSNIPGKYVPISETVRGFKEILEGKYDDLPEMAFYMVGTIDEAVEKANKLKK
- a CDS encoding F0F1 ATP synthase subunit epsilon — translated: MILKIFSPDGLIFEKEVKIVTFRTVEGEMGILDKRAPMIGKLKVDKLIAKDENNEYKYMIDDGFVHCDGKNVIIVTKGVKIPKDMDPHIYMGG
- a CDS encoding DegV family protein, whose protein sequence is MIAFVVDSSFDMPVNVKLKYPIYYAPLRVYIDGKEYVDKVSMTIDQFYDMLEIAKDFSTSLPNPKEFEDLINRLYKEYDHIYVLSISSKLSGTYNMFKAVCEPLADKVTVLDLKAASFESYAIYRGIVHFLEKGKQITQELVNEIKKNTRIFFGVMTLDFLEKGGRIGKAKALLGRVLRIKPILTVNEEGEVESVGMARKLTSLSEKIIEKAEEFIKERGLKDPYLMVGYGSKKFIKYVDDIKKHFGIKDVVAQISAAVGVHTGPELFGLVVSKY
- the hpf gene encoding ribosome hibernation-promoting factor, HPF/YfiA family, producing MDYRISVKGFDFTNAMKNYLEKRLEKIDRFLEDNAHIEIKFEKDAVNFVGKFMIHYLGKDIIVTESDTDIYVVIDKLSDSFEKKLKREKDYVRPSHKANVKGLGETFADEMPEEELNEKIVAVKRVNLMITSIDEAIAQMEIMKHEFFVFRNMDTNEINMLIKGRDGKLVLYEFEE